The following proteins are encoded in a genomic region of Sesamum indicum cultivar Zhongzhi No. 13 linkage group LG8, S_indicum_v1.0, whole genome shotgun sequence:
- the LOC105169021 gene encoding phytochrome A1 isoform X3, translating into MRWGGDEKSKRFQIEMLSYQSGKPSDSSKSGHSARVIAQTSIDAKLQAEFEESGSSFDYSSSVRVASVSFEEQRPRLSNATSAYLNQIQKGKLIQPFGCLLALDEKTFRVIAYSENAPEMLTMVNHAVPSIDDNSVLDFGSDIRTIFTAPSAAALQKALGFGEVSLLNPILVHCRTTRKPVYAIIHRVTGSLIIDFEPVRPQDVPMTSSGALQSYKLAAKAINRLQSLPSGSIQKLCDTMVQEVFELTGYDRVMAYKFHDDDHGEVFAEITKPGLEPYLGLHYPATDLPQAARFLFMKNKVRMICDCRANHVKVIQDEKLSFDLTLCGSTLRAAHSCHLQYMQNMNSIASLVMSVPVNGVEDDSDSSRPEKRKTLWGLVVCHHTNPRFVPFPLRYACEFLAQVFAIHVNKELELENQMLEKNILRTQTLLFHMLLRDAPLGIVSKSPNVMDLVKCDGAALLYKNKKYKLGLTPTDFQICDIVSWLEECQGDSTGLTTDSLHDAGFPGALALGDAVCGLAAVKITDKDWLLWFRSHAAAEIRWGGAKHIPGEKDDGRKMHPRSSFQAFLEVVKTRSLPWKDYEMDAIHSLQLILRNAFKEAEAKALDTKEIHMKFNDLKIDGIQDLEAVTSEMVRLIETASVPILAVDAGGLVNGWNTKIADLTGLPVDEAVGRHLLDLVEDSFVDKVSAVLELARQGKEERNVHFEIKTDGSRSEAGPISLVANACASRDIMGNVIGVCFIAQDITVQKSVMDKFTRIEGEYRAIVQNPNPLIPPIFGTDEFGWCSEWNTAMVKLSGWNREDVISKMLIGEVFGTHAACCRLKSEEVLVNLGVVLNNAVTGQDSEKIPFGFFSRGGKYIECLLSVSKKLDGEGVVKGVFCFLQLASHELQQALYVQRLSEQTAMKRSRVLAYVAKEIRNPLSGIIFTQKMMERTHADDEQKSLLHTSLNCQRQINKILDDTDLDSILEGYLDLEMVEFELHDVLIASISQVMMKSIAKGIMIVDDLAPNLSTETFYGDSLRLQQVLATFLLVSVNATLSGGQLGLTATLTKDALGKTVQLGRLEFRITHSGGGIAQELLSQMFGDAAEVSEDGISLFISRKLVKLMNGDVQYLREAGRSTFIITVELAICDKARE; encoded by the exons ATTCCAGATAGAAATGTTGTCTTATCAATCTGGTAAGCCTTCTGATTCTTCAAAATCAGGACATAGTGCTAGGGTAATTGCACAGACGTCCATAGATGCAAAGCTCCAGGCAGAATTTGAGGAGTCAGGTAGTTCATTTGACTACTCCAGCTCAGTCCGGGTGGCAAGTGTTTCCTTTGAAGAGCAGAGACCTCGTTTAAGTAATGCTACTTCTGCTTACCTTAATCAGATACAGAAAGGAAAGCTAATCCAACCGTTTGGGTGTTTGTTGGCCCTGGATGAGAAAACGTTCCGGGTGATTGCCTACAGTGAAAATGCTCCTGAAATGCTTACAATGGTTAATCATGCTGTTCCAAGTATTGATGACAACTCAGTTCTTGATTTCGGATCAGATATCAGAACTATCTTTACTGCTCCCAGTGCTGCAGCATTACAGAAGGCTTTAGGGTTTGGTGAGGTTTCTTTGTTAAATCCAATCTTGGTTCACTGTAGAACTACTCGAAAGCCTGTTTATGCTATAATCCATAGAGTCACAGGTAGTTTAATCATTGACTTTGAGCCTGTCAGACCTCAGGACGTCCCTATGACATCATCTGGGGCCTTACAGTCTTATAAGCTTGCAGCCAAAGCTATTAATCGCTTGCAGTCATTACCTAGTGGGAGCATACAAAAGCTCTGTGATACGATGGTGCAAGAAGTTTTTGAACTCACTGGTTATGACAGGGTGATGGCATATAAATTTCATGACGATGATCATGGAGAGGTGTTTGCTGAGATCACGAAGCCTGGCCTCGAGCCTTATCTGGGATTGCATTATCCGGCCACGGATCTCCCACAGGCTGCTCGTTTTTTATTCATGAAAAACAAGGTCAGGATGATCTGTGACTGCAGAGCTAATCATGTGAAAGTTATCCAAGATGAGAAACTCTCTTTTGATCTTACATTATGCGGATCAACACTCAGAGCCGCACATAGTTGCCATTTACAATATATGCAAAACATGAATTCCATTGCATCATTGGTGATGTCGGTTCCGGTGAACGGAGTTGAAGATGACTCAGATTCTTCACGGCCAGAAAAGAGAAAGACGCTTTGGGGATTAGTGGTTTGCCATCACACAAATCCAAGATTCGTCCCCTTCCCTCTCCGATATGCATGCGAATTTCTTGCCCAGGTGTTTGCCATCCATGTTAACAAGGAACTAGAATTGGAAAATCAGATGCTTGAGAAGAATATTCTGCGGACTCAGACCCTCTTGTTCCATATGCTGTTGAGAGATGCACCTTTAGGTATTGTGTCTAAGAGCCCCAATGTGATGGATCTTGTGAAATGTGATGGAGCTGCTCTACTatacaagaataaaaaatataagttggGATTAACTCCAACTGACTTTCAGATTTGTGACATAGTTTCATGGCTTGAGGAATGTCAGGGGGATTCCACAGGTTTGACTACAGATAGCTTACATGATGCTGGTTTTCCTGGGGCTCTTGCCCTGGGTGATGCTGTCTGTGGCCTCGCAGCAGTTAAAATAACTGATAAGGACTGGCTACTCTGGTTTAGGTCACACGCTGCTGCAGAAATTCGTTGGGGTGGAGCGAAACACATACCAGGGGAGAAGGATGATGGTCGGAAGATGCATCCGAGGTCTTCATTCCAAGCATTCTTAGAAGTTGTCAAGACACGGAGTTTACCTTGGAAGGACTATGAGATGGATGCCATCCACTCTTTGCAACTTATTCTAAGAAATGCATTTAAAGAGGCCGAGGCTAAGGCTTTAGACACCAAGGAAATTCATATGAAGTTTAATGACCTGAAAATTGATGGAATCCAGGATCTTGAAGCAGTAACATCCGAGATGGTCCGCCTGATTGAAACTGCCTCTGTGCCTATCTTGGCTGTTGATGCGGGGGGGCTTGTGAATGGTTGGAATACGAAAATTGCTGATTTAACCGGCCTTCCTGTTGATGAAGCAGTTGGTAGGCATCTTCTCGATCTTGTGGAAGATTCTTTTGTTGACAAAGTGAGTGCCGTGTTGGAATTGGCACGTCaag ggaaagaagaaagaaacgtACATTTTGAGATTAAAACAGATGGGTCAAGGAGTGAGGCTGGTCCAATCAGCTTAGTTGCAAATGCTTGTGCAAGCAGAGATATCATGGGGAATGTCATAGGAGTATGTTTCATAGCTCAAGATATAACCGTCCAGAAGAGCGTGATGGATAAGTTCACAAGAATTGAAGGAGAATACAGGGCCATTGTACAAAATCCTAACCCATTGATCCCACCTATATTTGGCACAGATGAGTTTGGCTGGTGTTCTGAGTGGAACACAGCTATGGTGAAACTATCAGGATGGAATCGGGAGGATGTGATCAGTAAAATGCTTATTGGTGAAGTCTTTGGTACACATGCAGCTTGTTGCCGTCTCAAGAGTGAAGAGGTTTTGGTGAACCTTGGTGTTGTACTCAACAATGCCGTGACTGGTCAAGATTCTGAAAAGATACCATTTGGTTTTTTCTCGAGAGGCGGGAAATATATAGAATGCCTGCTTTCTGTGAGCAAAAAGTTGGATGGAGAGGGTGTAGTAAAGGGAGTCTTCTGCTTCTTGCAGCTGGCAAGTCATGAGCTCCAACAAGCACTTTACGTCCAAAGATTGTCAGAGCAAACTGCTATGAAGAGATCGCGAGTCCTAGCTTATGTGGCAAAGGAGATCAGGAATCCTTTGTCTGGGATAATTTTCACTCAGAAGATGATGGAAAGAACTCATGCGGATGATGAGCAGAAAAGCTTGCTGCACACTAGTCTTAATTGTCAGCGTCagataaacaaaattcttgacGACACTGATCTTGATAGTATATTGGAAGG GTACTTGGATTTGGAGATGGTGGAGTTTGAGCTGCATGATGTCCTCATTGCTTCCATCAGTCAAGTCATGATGAAAAGCATAGCAAAGGGCATTATGATAGTCGATGACTTGGCTCCGAATCTGTCAACCGAAACGTTTTATGGAGACAGCCTCAGGCTTCAACAAGTACTAGCTACTTTCTTGCTAGTGTCAGTTAATGCAACACTGAGTGGTGGCCAGCTTGGTCTCACAGCCACTTTGACTAAGGACGCTTTAGGCAAAACTGTTCAACTTGGCCGATTGGAATTCAG AATAACGCATAGTGGAGGAGGAATAGCGCAAGAATTGTTGAGCCAGATGTTCGGTGATGCGGCAGAAGTGTCTGAAGATGGCATCAGCCTCTTTATCAGCAGAAAACTGGTGAAGCTCATGAACGGAGACGTTCAGTACTTGAGGGAGGCGGGACGTTCGACTTTCATCATAACTGTCGAACTTGCAATCTGTGATAAAGCCCGTGAATGA
- the LOC105169021 gene encoding phytochrome A1 isoform X2 produces the protein MLSYQSGKPSDSSKSGHSARVIAQTSIDAKLQAEFEESGSSFDYSSSVRVASVSFEEQRPRLSNATSAYLNQIQKGKLIQPFGCLLALDEKTFRVIAYSENAPEMLTMVNHAVPSIDDNSVLDFGSDIRTIFTAPSAAALQKALGFGEVSLLNPILVHCRTTRKPVYAIIHRVTGSLIIDFEPVRPQDVPMTSSGALQSYKLAAKAINRLQSLPSGSIQKLCDTMVQEVFELTGYDRVMAYKFHDDDHGEVFAEITKPGLEPYLGLHYPATDLPQAARFLFMKNKVRMICDCRANHVKVIQDEKLSFDLTLCGSTLRAAHSCHLQYMQNMNSIASLVMSVPVNGVEDDSDSSRPEKRKTLWGLVVCHHTNPRFVPFPLRYACEFLAQVFAIHVNKELELENQMLEKNILRTQTLLFHMLLRDAPLGIVSKSPNVMDLVKCDGAALLYKNKKYKLGLTPTDFQICDIVSWLEECQGDSTGLTTDSLHDAGFPGALALGDAVCGLAAVKITDKDWLLWFRSHAAAEIRWGGAKHIPGEKDDGRKMHPRSSFQAFLEVVKTRSLPWKDYEMDAIHSLQLILRNAFKEAEAKALDTKEIHMKFNDLKIDGIQDLEAVTSEMVRLIETASVPILAVDAGGLVNGWNTKIADLTGLPVDEAVGRHLLDLVEDSFVDKVSAVLELARQGIFSNGMTATTLACKNIWMHDLRHDRKGVWKEERNVHFEIKTDGSRSEAGPISLVANACASRDIMGNVIGVCFIAQDITVQKSVMDKFTRIEGEYRAIVQNPNPLIPPIFGTDEFGWCSEWNTAMVKLSGWNREDVISKMLIGEVFGTHAACCRLKSEEVLVNLGVVLNNAVTGQDSEKIPFGFFSRGGKYIECLLSVSKKLDGEGVVKGVFCFLQLASHELQQALYVQRLSEQTAMKRSRVLAYVAKEIRNPLSGIIFTQKMMERTHADDEQKSLLHTSLNCQRQINKILDDTDLDSILEGYLDLEMVEFELHDVLIASISQVMMKSIAKGIMIVDDLAPNLSTETFYGDSLRLQQVLATFLLVSVNATLSGGQLGLTATLTKDALGKTVQLGRLEFRITHSGGGIAQELLSQMFGDAAEVSEDGISLFISRKLVKLMNGDVQYLREAGRSTFIITVELAICDKARE, from the exons ATGTTGTCTTATCAATCTGGTAAGCCTTCTGATTCTTCAAAATCAGGACATAGTGCTAGGGTAATTGCACAGACGTCCATAGATGCAAAGCTCCAGGCAGAATTTGAGGAGTCAGGTAGTTCATTTGACTACTCCAGCTCAGTCCGGGTGGCAAGTGTTTCCTTTGAAGAGCAGAGACCTCGTTTAAGTAATGCTACTTCTGCTTACCTTAATCAGATACAGAAAGGAAAGCTAATCCAACCGTTTGGGTGTTTGTTGGCCCTGGATGAGAAAACGTTCCGGGTGATTGCCTACAGTGAAAATGCTCCTGAAATGCTTACAATGGTTAATCATGCTGTTCCAAGTATTGATGACAACTCAGTTCTTGATTTCGGATCAGATATCAGAACTATCTTTACTGCTCCCAGTGCTGCAGCATTACAGAAGGCTTTAGGGTTTGGTGAGGTTTCTTTGTTAAATCCAATCTTGGTTCACTGTAGAACTACTCGAAAGCCTGTTTATGCTATAATCCATAGAGTCACAGGTAGTTTAATCATTGACTTTGAGCCTGTCAGACCTCAGGACGTCCCTATGACATCATCTGGGGCCTTACAGTCTTATAAGCTTGCAGCCAAAGCTATTAATCGCTTGCAGTCATTACCTAGTGGGAGCATACAAAAGCTCTGTGATACGATGGTGCAAGAAGTTTTTGAACTCACTGGTTATGACAGGGTGATGGCATATAAATTTCATGACGATGATCATGGAGAGGTGTTTGCTGAGATCACGAAGCCTGGCCTCGAGCCTTATCTGGGATTGCATTATCCGGCCACGGATCTCCCACAGGCTGCTCGTTTTTTATTCATGAAAAACAAGGTCAGGATGATCTGTGACTGCAGAGCTAATCATGTGAAAGTTATCCAAGATGAGAAACTCTCTTTTGATCTTACATTATGCGGATCAACACTCAGAGCCGCACATAGTTGCCATTTACAATATATGCAAAACATGAATTCCATTGCATCATTGGTGATGTCGGTTCCGGTGAACGGAGTTGAAGATGACTCAGATTCTTCACGGCCAGAAAAGAGAAAGACGCTTTGGGGATTAGTGGTTTGCCATCACACAAATCCAAGATTCGTCCCCTTCCCTCTCCGATATGCATGCGAATTTCTTGCCCAGGTGTTTGCCATCCATGTTAACAAGGAACTAGAATTGGAAAATCAGATGCTTGAGAAGAATATTCTGCGGACTCAGACCCTCTTGTTCCATATGCTGTTGAGAGATGCACCTTTAGGTATTGTGTCTAAGAGCCCCAATGTGATGGATCTTGTGAAATGTGATGGAGCTGCTCTACTatacaagaataaaaaatataagttggGATTAACTCCAACTGACTTTCAGATTTGTGACATAGTTTCATGGCTTGAGGAATGTCAGGGGGATTCCACAGGTTTGACTACAGATAGCTTACATGATGCTGGTTTTCCTGGGGCTCTTGCCCTGGGTGATGCTGTCTGTGGCCTCGCAGCAGTTAAAATAACTGATAAGGACTGGCTACTCTGGTTTAGGTCACACGCTGCTGCAGAAATTCGTTGGGGTGGAGCGAAACACATACCAGGGGAGAAGGATGATGGTCGGAAGATGCATCCGAGGTCTTCATTCCAAGCATTCTTAGAAGTTGTCAAGACACGGAGTTTACCTTGGAAGGACTATGAGATGGATGCCATCCACTCTTTGCAACTTATTCTAAGAAATGCATTTAAAGAGGCCGAGGCTAAGGCTTTAGACACCAAGGAAATTCATATGAAGTTTAATGACCTGAAAATTGATGGAATCCAGGATCTTGAAGCAGTAACATCCGAGATGGTCCGCCTGATTGAAACTGCCTCTGTGCCTATCTTGGCTGTTGATGCGGGGGGGCTTGTGAATGGTTGGAATACGAAAATTGCTGATTTAACCGGCCTTCCTGTTGATGAAGCAGTTGGTAGGCATCTTCTCGATCTTGTGGAAGATTCTTTTGTTGACAAAGTGAGTGCCGTGTTGGAATTGGCACGTCaaggtatattttcaaatgGAATGACAGCTACAACACTTGCATGCAAGAATATATGGATGCACGACTTGAGGCACGATAGAAAAGGAGTTT ggaaagaagaaagaaacgtACATTTTGAGATTAAAACAGATGGGTCAAGGAGTGAGGCTGGTCCAATCAGCTTAGTTGCAAATGCTTGTGCAAGCAGAGATATCATGGGGAATGTCATAGGAGTATGTTTCATAGCTCAAGATATAACCGTCCAGAAGAGCGTGATGGATAAGTTCACAAGAATTGAAGGAGAATACAGGGCCATTGTACAAAATCCTAACCCATTGATCCCACCTATATTTGGCACAGATGAGTTTGGCTGGTGTTCTGAGTGGAACACAGCTATGGTGAAACTATCAGGATGGAATCGGGAGGATGTGATCAGTAAAATGCTTATTGGTGAAGTCTTTGGTACACATGCAGCTTGTTGCCGTCTCAAGAGTGAAGAGGTTTTGGTGAACCTTGGTGTTGTACTCAACAATGCCGTGACTGGTCAAGATTCTGAAAAGATACCATTTGGTTTTTTCTCGAGAGGCGGGAAATATATAGAATGCCTGCTTTCTGTGAGCAAAAAGTTGGATGGAGAGGGTGTAGTAAAGGGAGTCTTCTGCTTCTTGCAGCTGGCAAGTCATGAGCTCCAACAAGCACTTTACGTCCAAAGATTGTCAGAGCAAACTGCTATGAAGAGATCGCGAGTCCTAGCTTATGTGGCAAAGGAGATCAGGAATCCTTTGTCTGGGATAATTTTCACTCAGAAGATGATGGAAAGAACTCATGCGGATGATGAGCAGAAAAGCTTGCTGCACACTAGTCTTAATTGTCAGCGTCagataaacaaaattcttgacGACACTGATCTTGATAGTATATTGGAAGG GTACTTGGATTTGGAGATGGTGGAGTTTGAGCTGCATGATGTCCTCATTGCTTCCATCAGTCAAGTCATGATGAAAAGCATAGCAAAGGGCATTATGATAGTCGATGACTTGGCTCCGAATCTGTCAACCGAAACGTTTTATGGAGACAGCCTCAGGCTTCAACAAGTACTAGCTACTTTCTTGCTAGTGTCAGTTAATGCAACACTGAGTGGTGGCCAGCTTGGTCTCACAGCCACTTTGACTAAGGACGCTTTAGGCAAAACTGTTCAACTTGGCCGATTGGAATTCAG AATAACGCATAGTGGAGGAGGAATAGCGCAAGAATTGTTGAGCCAGATGTTCGGTGATGCGGCAGAAGTGTCTGAAGATGGCATCAGCCTCTTTATCAGCAGAAAACTGGTGAAGCTCATGAACGGAGACGTTCAGTACTTGAGGGAGGCGGGACGTTCGACTTTCATCATAACTGTCGAACTTGCAATCTGTGATAAAGCCCGTGAATGA
- the LOC105169021 gene encoding phytochrome A1 isoform X1, whose product MRWGGDEKSKRFQIEMLSYQSGKPSDSSKSGHSARVIAQTSIDAKLQAEFEESGSSFDYSSSVRVASVSFEEQRPRLSNATSAYLNQIQKGKLIQPFGCLLALDEKTFRVIAYSENAPEMLTMVNHAVPSIDDNSVLDFGSDIRTIFTAPSAAALQKALGFGEVSLLNPILVHCRTTRKPVYAIIHRVTGSLIIDFEPVRPQDVPMTSSGALQSYKLAAKAINRLQSLPSGSIQKLCDTMVQEVFELTGYDRVMAYKFHDDDHGEVFAEITKPGLEPYLGLHYPATDLPQAARFLFMKNKVRMICDCRANHVKVIQDEKLSFDLTLCGSTLRAAHSCHLQYMQNMNSIASLVMSVPVNGVEDDSDSSRPEKRKTLWGLVVCHHTNPRFVPFPLRYACEFLAQVFAIHVNKELELENQMLEKNILRTQTLLFHMLLRDAPLGIVSKSPNVMDLVKCDGAALLYKNKKYKLGLTPTDFQICDIVSWLEECQGDSTGLTTDSLHDAGFPGALALGDAVCGLAAVKITDKDWLLWFRSHAAAEIRWGGAKHIPGEKDDGRKMHPRSSFQAFLEVVKTRSLPWKDYEMDAIHSLQLILRNAFKEAEAKALDTKEIHMKFNDLKIDGIQDLEAVTSEMVRLIETASVPILAVDAGGLVNGWNTKIADLTGLPVDEAVGRHLLDLVEDSFVDKVSAVLELARQGIFSNGMTATTLACKNIWMHDLRHDRKGVWKEERNVHFEIKTDGSRSEAGPISLVANACASRDIMGNVIGVCFIAQDITVQKSVMDKFTRIEGEYRAIVQNPNPLIPPIFGTDEFGWCSEWNTAMVKLSGWNREDVISKMLIGEVFGTHAACCRLKSEEVLVNLGVVLNNAVTGQDSEKIPFGFFSRGGKYIECLLSVSKKLDGEGVVKGVFCFLQLASHELQQALYVQRLSEQTAMKRSRVLAYVAKEIRNPLSGIIFTQKMMERTHADDEQKSLLHTSLNCQRQINKILDDTDLDSILEGYLDLEMVEFELHDVLIASISQVMMKSIAKGIMIVDDLAPNLSTETFYGDSLRLQQVLATFLLVSVNATLSGGQLGLTATLTKDALGKTVQLGRLEFRITHSGGGIAQELLSQMFGDAAEVSEDGISLFISRKLVKLMNGDVQYLREAGRSTFIITVELAICDKARE is encoded by the exons ATTCCAGATAGAAATGTTGTCTTATCAATCTGGTAAGCCTTCTGATTCTTCAAAATCAGGACATAGTGCTAGGGTAATTGCACAGACGTCCATAGATGCAAAGCTCCAGGCAGAATTTGAGGAGTCAGGTAGTTCATTTGACTACTCCAGCTCAGTCCGGGTGGCAAGTGTTTCCTTTGAAGAGCAGAGACCTCGTTTAAGTAATGCTACTTCTGCTTACCTTAATCAGATACAGAAAGGAAAGCTAATCCAACCGTTTGGGTGTTTGTTGGCCCTGGATGAGAAAACGTTCCGGGTGATTGCCTACAGTGAAAATGCTCCTGAAATGCTTACAATGGTTAATCATGCTGTTCCAAGTATTGATGACAACTCAGTTCTTGATTTCGGATCAGATATCAGAACTATCTTTACTGCTCCCAGTGCTGCAGCATTACAGAAGGCTTTAGGGTTTGGTGAGGTTTCTTTGTTAAATCCAATCTTGGTTCACTGTAGAACTACTCGAAAGCCTGTTTATGCTATAATCCATAGAGTCACAGGTAGTTTAATCATTGACTTTGAGCCTGTCAGACCTCAGGACGTCCCTATGACATCATCTGGGGCCTTACAGTCTTATAAGCTTGCAGCCAAAGCTATTAATCGCTTGCAGTCATTACCTAGTGGGAGCATACAAAAGCTCTGTGATACGATGGTGCAAGAAGTTTTTGAACTCACTGGTTATGACAGGGTGATGGCATATAAATTTCATGACGATGATCATGGAGAGGTGTTTGCTGAGATCACGAAGCCTGGCCTCGAGCCTTATCTGGGATTGCATTATCCGGCCACGGATCTCCCACAGGCTGCTCGTTTTTTATTCATGAAAAACAAGGTCAGGATGATCTGTGACTGCAGAGCTAATCATGTGAAAGTTATCCAAGATGAGAAACTCTCTTTTGATCTTACATTATGCGGATCAACACTCAGAGCCGCACATAGTTGCCATTTACAATATATGCAAAACATGAATTCCATTGCATCATTGGTGATGTCGGTTCCGGTGAACGGAGTTGAAGATGACTCAGATTCTTCACGGCCAGAAAAGAGAAAGACGCTTTGGGGATTAGTGGTTTGCCATCACACAAATCCAAGATTCGTCCCCTTCCCTCTCCGATATGCATGCGAATTTCTTGCCCAGGTGTTTGCCATCCATGTTAACAAGGAACTAGAATTGGAAAATCAGATGCTTGAGAAGAATATTCTGCGGACTCAGACCCTCTTGTTCCATATGCTGTTGAGAGATGCACCTTTAGGTATTGTGTCTAAGAGCCCCAATGTGATGGATCTTGTGAAATGTGATGGAGCTGCTCTACTatacaagaataaaaaatataagttggGATTAACTCCAACTGACTTTCAGATTTGTGACATAGTTTCATGGCTTGAGGAATGTCAGGGGGATTCCACAGGTTTGACTACAGATAGCTTACATGATGCTGGTTTTCCTGGGGCTCTTGCCCTGGGTGATGCTGTCTGTGGCCTCGCAGCAGTTAAAATAACTGATAAGGACTGGCTACTCTGGTTTAGGTCACACGCTGCTGCAGAAATTCGTTGGGGTGGAGCGAAACACATACCAGGGGAGAAGGATGATGGTCGGAAGATGCATCCGAGGTCTTCATTCCAAGCATTCTTAGAAGTTGTCAAGACACGGAGTTTACCTTGGAAGGACTATGAGATGGATGCCATCCACTCTTTGCAACTTATTCTAAGAAATGCATTTAAAGAGGCCGAGGCTAAGGCTTTAGACACCAAGGAAATTCATATGAAGTTTAATGACCTGAAAATTGATGGAATCCAGGATCTTGAAGCAGTAACATCCGAGATGGTCCGCCTGATTGAAACTGCCTCTGTGCCTATCTTGGCTGTTGATGCGGGGGGGCTTGTGAATGGTTGGAATACGAAAATTGCTGATTTAACCGGCCTTCCTGTTGATGAAGCAGTTGGTAGGCATCTTCTCGATCTTGTGGAAGATTCTTTTGTTGACAAAGTGAGTGCCGTGTTGGAATTGGCACGTCaaggtatattttcaaatgGAATGACAGCTACAACACTTGCATGCAAGAATATATGGATGCACGACTTGAGGCACGATAGAAAAGGAGTTT ggaaagaagaaagaaacgtACATTTTGAGATTAAAACAGATGGGTCAAGGAGTGAGGCTGGTCCAATCAGCTTAGTTGCAAATGCTTGTGCAAGCAGAGATATCATGGGGAATGTCATAGGAGTATGTTTCATAGCTCAAGATATAACCGTCCAGAAGAGCGTGATGGATAAGTTCACAAGAATTGAAGGAGAATACAGGGCCATTGTACAAAATCCTAACCCATTGATCCCACCTATATTTGGCACAGATGAGTTTGGCTGGTGTTCTGAGTGGAACACAGCTATGGTGAAACTATCAGGATGGAATCGGGAGGATGTGATCAGTAAAATGCTTATTGGTGAAGTCTTTGGTACACATGCAGCTTGTTGCCGTCTCAAGAGTGAAGAGGTTTTGGTGAACCTTGGTGTTGTACTCAACAATGCCGTGACTGGTCAAGATTCTGAAAAGATACCATTTGGTTTTTTCTCGAGAGGCGGGAAATATATAGAATGCCTGCTTTCTGTGAGCAAAAAGTTGGATGGAGAGGGTGTAGTAAAGGGAGTCTTCTGCTTCTTGCAGCTGGCAAGTCATGAGCTCCAACAAGCACTTTACGTCCAAAGATTGTCAGAGCAAACTGCTATGAAGAGATCGCGAGTCCTAGCTTATGTGGCAAAGGAGATCAGGAATCCTTTGTCTGGGATAATTTTCACTCAGAAGATGATGGAAAGAACTCATGCGGATGATGAGCAGAAAAGCTTGCTGCACACTAGTCTTAATTGTCAGCGTCagataaacaaaattcttgacGACACTGATCTTGATAGTATATTGGAAGG GTACTTGGATTTGGAGATGGTGGAGTTTGAGCTGCATGATGTCCTCATTGCTTCCATCAGTCAAGTCATGATGAAAAGCATAGCAAAGGGCATTATGATAGTCGATGACTTGGCTCCGAATCTGTCAACCGAAACGTTTTATGGAGACAGCCTCAGGCTTCAACAAGTACTAGCTACTTTCTTGCTAGTGTCAGTTAATGCAACACTGAGTGGTGGCCAGCTTGGTCTCACAGCCACTTTGACTAAGGACGCTTTAGGCAAAACTGTTCAACTTGGCCGATTGGAATTCAG AATAACGCATAGTGGAGGAGGAATAGCGCAAGAATTGTTGAGCCAGATGTTCGGTGATGCGGCAGAAGTGTCTGAAGATGGCATCAGCCTCTTTATCAGCAGAAAACTGGTGAAGCTCATGAACGGAGACGTTCAGTACTTGAGGGAGGCGGGACGTTCGACTTTCATCATAACTGTCGAACTTGCAATCTGTGATAAAGCCCGTGAATGA